One segment of Coffea arabica cultivar ET-39 chromosome 7c, Coffea Arabica ET-39 HiFi, whole genome shotgun sequence DNA contains the following:
- the LOC113723422 gene encoding nuclear transcription factor Y subunit B-3-like: MTGKKSQNSPVGSPLSGNVSDCSSKEQDRFLPIANVSRIMKKSLPANAKISKEAKETVQECVSEFISFITGEASDKCQREKRKTINGDDLLWAMTTLGFENYVSPLKVYLNKYRENEGDKSSMVREEDQLPPISPNKTSSGHGEVSRGNDPISARPNFQTLSNAYYSLDSKGASKGHGDPGRMIGYSENLMAGAYNIGKIHEIEGSGNRVITTNLHHGIEW; the protein is encoded by the coding sequence ATGACCGGAAAAAAGAGCCAAAACAGCCCAGTGGGAAGTCCATTATCGGGTAACGTCTCCGATTGCTCATCTAAGGAGCAAGACCGCTTTCTTCCGATAGCAAATGTTAGCCGGATCATGAAGAAATCACTCCCTGCAAACgcaaaaatatcaaaagaagCGAAGGAAACCGTCCAAGAATGTGTATCTGAGTTCATTAGCTTCATCACGGGCGAAGCGTCGGATAAATGTCAAAGGGAAAAGAGGAAGACCATCAATGGTGATGATCTTTTGTGGGCTATGACAACATTGGGGTTTGAGAATTATGTCAGTCCATTGAAGGTTTATCTCAACAAGTATAGGGAAAATGAAGGTGACAAAAGTTCCATGGTCAGAGAAGAGGATCAGCTTCCACCTATTAGTCCGAACAAAACCAGTAGTGGCCATGGTGAAGTGTCTAGAGGTAATGATCCCATATCAGCAAGGCCTAATTTTCAGACTCTTTCCAATGCTTATTATTCACTTGATTCAAAGGGGGCCTCAAAAGGCCATGGAGATCCAGGAAGGATGATTGGCTATAGTGAGAATTTGATGGCCGGTGCCTACAATATTGGCAAAATCCATGAAATTGAGGGAAGTGGTAATAGGGTCATCACCACTAATCTTCATCATGGGATTGAGTGGTAG